In Dehalobacter sp., the genomic stretch TGAATGTGCTGTTTTCTGGCCCATCGGGAACAGGGAAAACCATGGCAGCAGAAATTCTTGCGCGGGAAATTCAGCTGGATCTTTATAAAATTGACCTCTCAAGTATTGTCAGCAAATACATAGGGGAAACTGAGAAGAATTTAAATAAAATATTTAAAGAAGCTGAAATGAGCAATGCAATCCTCTTCTTTGACGAAGCCGACGCTCTTTTTGGCAAGAGGTCCGAAGTAAAAGATGCCCATGACCGTTATGCAAATATCGAGACTGCTTATTTGCTCCAGAAAATGGAGGAACATGAGGGAACAGTAGTACTTGCAAGCAATTTTCGGAAAAACATGGACGATGCATTTCTTCGCAGGCTACATTTTACGGTTGAATTCCCGCTTCCTGACGAAAAATCCAGAGAATTGATCTGGAAACACACCTTCCCCGCTGAAACTCCGCTTGAGGATGAAGTAAACTTTTCCTTTCTTTCAAAATTCAAGCTCACTGGAGGAAATATCAAAAACATAGCTCTTTCAGCCTCCTTTCTGGCTGCGGGTGATTCAGGTAAAGTTGGGATGGAACATATAATCAGAGCTACAAAACGAGAATATCAGAAAATTGGAAAACTCTTTACTGGTGCTGATTTTGCAGAGTATTCTAAGTTTTTGAAATGAACACGGACGCGGGTCGTATTTACCGTTTAGTTCTAAAATATAGATTTTCTCAATGGGCATTTCTGTCTTCTGGGATCAAGAAATTTAGGGGATAATATCATTGTCTGATTACAAAGCAATAGCTGATGTTGGAGAGACGTTGATTGAGTTCTTAAGGGACAAAATGGAGGAATTTGGGGTTGCAAGGGAATCAATAGTGTTATTTTCTCCAGGAGAAATAGATTCCAATGACGATATACGGATATCCCTTTTTCTATATCAGGTCATTGAAAACTCTCATCTGAGAAACCAAGAAATGCAAGTCAGAGATCCAAAAACTTTAACATTTCCACCATTAACTCTTGAATTATATTATATGTTAACATCTCATGTATCTTCTGGAGAGGATAAAACTGCCAGGTCATTGGATGAGCACAGAGTACTTGGGAGGGCCATGAGTATTCTCTATGATAACTCTGTATTGAAAGGGTCAGTTTTGAAGGGAAATCTGAATGAGAACGAGGAACTGCATATAACGATAACTTCTCTGGGCTTTGAAGACCTGACCCATATCTGGACCACGTTTCCGAATAAACCCTTTAGACCTTCTGTTTGCTACGTGGTTACTCCCGTAAGGATTGATTCAGAGAGAGAAATGGATGTTCAAAGAGTAATATCCAAAGAAGCAAACTACGCACATGTAGTATCTGAAAAAGGAGATAAGTGAAATGGTTTTTACTGAACCTTATATACAGAATAATTATACTGTATATCCTGGAGATGTCCGAACTATTGACCTATCTTTTGCAGTCTGGCTTGTTGACGATTTTACACGAGAACAGGCTATGGGCAATATCAGGGTGGTAATAACAAAAACAGATGTTGAAGCCAGTAAAAATCTGACTGGATATTATATTTTTACTGACCTTGCAAAAGGTGAATACGTTGTTGATATCTTTTCGGATCTGTATTATTTTAAAGAAATACCAATTGATACGTCGAAGATAAAAATACTGGATGTGCTCCTGGAGTTTGATACTACTGGGCCGACACAAGGGGCGACCAGCATTAAACTTAAAGATGTTTCAGGATTACAGAAGGATGACATCGTCGAATTCAGTAATATCAGTGGTGAAGTAGAACAAGAGAATATCATAGCCATTGATGACAGCACTGAAACAATTTCATGGGCAGATGGACTCGAACATGACTTCAGCGCTACAGATAGCACCATTCTTGCTCTTCAGAATCCTGTTGTTCCAATTCGTCTTAAACCCCTACCTTCTTATCCTTTTCCCAATAATGCGACACTTGTCAGAGGATTAATTAAAGACTCAGGCGGAAATCCAGTAACAAAGGCAAGTGTAGAGGTAAATAGCCAGGATATAAAAACTGAATCAGATAAAAATGGGGAATTTGTACTTTATTTTAGCAGTATTGAAAATAACCCTATACAGATCGATATTGAAAAAAACGGAAATACTAAGACCTTTACTCAAAATCTGGAGGAAGGGAAGATGAAGTACTTAAAAATTGTATTTGATTAAGAGCCGGTTTCTTCATCGTGTTGTAACTATTCAACTTAAAAAATAACATTAGCCATCTTTATTCAATTTATTGACAAATTTCAGTCAACTGGTTTAACTGGTTTTTAACAGTTAACTGCAATTATATTTTTTTCAGTTGATGCTTAAATATTTTTTACGTCAAAATCAATTTAAATTAACTGCTTTTTCAAAAACGAACAGTTACTGTGCGTGATTTAAAATTCAATATAGTATTCGATTAAGTCAAAATAATGATGTATATGGAGGTACACGGATGAACGAAAAGATAACATTAACAGCAAATATAGTCATAAGGAACGGACCAAGCATAAATTTGTTTCGGGAAATAGAAGTGGATGCTTATGAAAAAATAAACGTGGATATAAACGATGGAGATAGTGACAAAGAGGTCGATCTCTGGCCAAGTGATACTGAAGAAGAAGTAGTTTTGCTGGCTATCGTTTCTAGCTGGTACGGGGAGGATTTATCCTATAAAGTAAATGAGAAAGTGGAAGATGTCACACAAAAGGATTTCAAACTTGACCAGCCTCATCTTCTTATTGGCAAGAGCTCAGTAACTATGCTCGATAAAAAACCCAAAAAGCTTCTATTTTCGTACGCAAAACCTTCAGGGGAAAGTAAAGCGCCGGACAGCGTTAAGATACAAATTCTTGTAGGGCTTGACAATTTTTAAGCAACCCACTGGAAATACAACACTCCTGAAAGTTATTAACATGTAAACAGCTATCCAGAAGTATATATTCGGGAGGTGCCAAGCGGCGTCCATACGATACTACAATGATCTTTGCTGTCCAGCATAATTTTCTCAATAGAAGAACAGACACTACATTGTGCGGTGGTCAGCGAAAATAAGATTCAGGGAATAAGAAGATGGCAAGAAACGAAGTTCTAGCAAGATACTGGGTCGACAAATGAACTTTTTTACATGTATTTTGGAATGAAGAACTTAATACCCAAACGCACATGATATTCTTTGAATAACAGGCAAAAATAAATGAAAGTACTCTACACTACCTTTTTGACTATCAATATCGCCATTACTTGGGCAGTAATGTTGTCCTAATTTTGGTTTTTCAAAACCGTACCTAAACTAATCAGTGAATTGTCACCGAAGGCTTAGACGTGTAGGGGCAGAAATCAAAAAAGAGCATGGGGGGCCAGTTTTGTTCCGTGCTTTCATGCTAAATATTAAATTGTAAGTCGAAAAGGCAGAGCGATTTCAAAATGACTTATATTTGCTTGGAATCACCTAATGAGGGTAAAAAATTAAGATTTCAACAAAAAAACCATGATAAGTGCTAAATTTGAACTTGGTAATAAATAGAAGGATTGGATAACTGAAAGAAGAATGTAATCAAGGTATTTTATGTAACCAGATATATTTAATCAAGAGATTTTTAATGAAAATAAATAAAATAGCAGAAATAAAACGAAAGGAGAAGAGGAGGGACTATAATGCCAGAATATTTGGCTCCAGGCGTATATATTGAAGAGTTTGAATTGGGTGCCAGACCGATTGAAGGAGTGAGTACCAGCACAGTGGGTTTCCTCGGTCTGACCGAACGCGGGCCTACAAAACCGCCAATATTGATTGATAGCTTTGAGAAGTTCGCGCGGGTATATGGAAGTTATATACAGGATTCCTATCTTGCCTATGCTGTACAGGGTTTTTTCGAGAATGGAGGCAAACGCTGCTATATAGGACGTGTTACCCGGGTGGGAGCTAATTCCGCGAGCCTAACAGAAGATGAATTAACTTTTAAGGCTGTTGGAGAGGGATCGTGGGGAAATAGGGTGGGAGTCAGGATTGAAAATTCTTCCAGTAATCCGGATGACACGAAATCTTTTAAGTTAACATTGGTATACTGGCAAGAAAATAAATTTCCAGAGAACTTTAATAAACCTGATATTGATCCGGAAAGGAAGCTAAGAGAACTTTTTGAAAGCTCAATATACATAGAGTCTTTTGATGATCTTTCCGAGGACAAAAAGTCTCCAGATCATTATTTAAGGAAAATGGGCGATCCATTAAAAAACGTTTCAAACCTTGTGGTATTGAGCGGTTCGGGGCGCCCTCCAAATACTGAGGAAGGTAACGTTTTATTCAAGACATTAGATGGGGGTCTTGATGCAGCGACTTCTCCACCAGGTCCTGTTCCTGCCCCAATTTCAGATGGTTTTCTAGGGGATGCAGCACCTGGAGAAAGGACCGGACTTAGAGCTTTCGAAGACATAGATGAAATCTCAATTATATATGCACCGGACCTGCACTGGCTTGATAAGACAGGATTTCAGACAGCTGCGGGAAATATCCTTACGCAATGTGAAACCTTGAAAGACAGGTTTGCAATTTTCGATGCTGGACAAAAAGAATCCAATATCTCAAGCATAACTATTCAGTCCGTTTTGGGCAGACAATCTAAGTATGGGGCGATTTACTATCCCTGGATTAAGGTATATGATCCCCTAACTCAACAGCTAAAAGAAATTCCACCCGGGGGACATATTGCCGGTATTTATGCACGAAGTGATAATGAAAGGGGAGTCCATAAGGCTCCGGCTAACGAATATGTCAAAGGTGCGATAGATCTCAAATTTTTAATTACTAAAGGAGAACAAGAGATCCTTAACCCGAAAGGGATAAACGTTATCCGTAATTTCCCGGGAAGAGGTATTCTGTTATGGGGGGCAAGAACAGCAATAATCGATCCCCTGTGGAAGTACATTAATGTTCGTCGCCTTTTTATTTATATTGAAGAATCCATTGAAGAAGGGACGCAATGGGTTGTTTTTGAACCGAATAATGAAAAACTCTGGGCACGGGTTACTGCGACAATAACCCAGTTCCTTACCGGAGTCTGGCGAGATGGGGCACTTATGGGGACAAAGCCTGAAGAAGCTTTTTTTGTTAAATGCGATCGGACTACCATGACTCAGGATGATATTGACAATGGAAGGCTGATATGCATTATCGGGATTGCTCCTGTAAAACCTGCAGAGTTTGTGATCTTCAAGATAGCCCAGTGGGCTGGGGGATCTGCAGCAACTGAATAATTGCAGGCAGAAATTGAAATGAGAACTAATTTAAAATTATCATGAAAGAAGGGGGATAAGATATGGTAAGAGCAGACCCTTATAGACAGTTCAGGTTCAAGGTAGAGATTGACGGAATTACTCAGGCAGGCTTCAGTGAATGTACCTTTGCAGACACAACAACCGACGTGGCTGAATACAGGGAGGGAGATGAGCCACCAAGATTTCGAAAATTGTCAGGTCTCACAAAATTCGGAAACATAACTCTCA encodes the following:
- a CDS encoding DUF4255 domain-containing protein, which translates into the protein MSDYKAIADVGETLIEFLRDKMEEFGVARESIVLFSPGEIDSNDDIRISLFLYQVIENSHLRNQEMQVRDPKTLTFPPLTLELYYMLTSHVSSGEDKTARSLDEHRVLGRAMSILYDNSVLKGSVLKGNLNENEELHITITSLGFEDLTHIWTTFPNKPFRPSVCYVVTPVRIDSEREMDVQRVISKEANYAHVVSEKGDK
- a CDS encoding phage tail sheath subtilisin-like domain-containing protein, producing MPEYLAPGVYIEEFELGARPIEGVSTSTVGFLGLTERGPTKPPILIDSFEKFARVYGSYIQDSYLAYAVQGFFENGGKRCYIGRVTRVGANSASLTEDELTFKAVGEGSWGNRVGVRIENSSSNPDDTKSFKLTLVYWQENKFPENFNKPDIDPERKLRELFESSIYIESFDDLSEDKKSPDHYLRKMGDPLKNVSNLVVLSGSGRPPNTEEGNVLFKTLDGGLDAATSPPGPVPAPISDGFLGDAAPGERTGLRAFEDIDEISIIYAPDLHWLDKTGFQTAAGNILTQCETLKDRFAIFDAGQKESNISSITIQSVLGRQSKYGAIYYPWIKVYDPLTQQLKEIPPGGHIAGIYARSDNERGVHKAPANEYVKGAIDLKFLITKGEQEILNPKGINVIRNFPGRGILLWGARTAIIDPLWKYINVRRLFIYIEESIEEGTQWVVFEPNNEKLWARVTATITQFLTGVWRDGALMGTKPEEAFFVKCDRTTMTQDDIDNGRLICIIGIAPVKPAEFVIFKIAQWAGGSAATE
- a CDS encoding ATP-binding protein; amino-acid sequence: MAAEILAREIQLDLYKIDLSSIVSKYIGETEKNLNKIFKEAEMSNAILFFDEADALFGKRSEVKDAHDRYANIETAYLLQKMEEHEGTVVLASNFRKNMDDAFLRRLHFTVEFPLPDEKSRELIWKHTFPAETPLEDEVNFSFLSKFKLTGGNIKNIALSASFLAAGDSGKVGMEHIIRATKREYQKIGKLFTGADFAEYSKFLK